Proteins from one Flavobacterium branchiarum genomic window:
- a CDS encoding replication-associated recombination protein A — MEAPLAERIRPQKLEDYISQSHLVGPNGSLTQQIVKGIIPSLLLWGPPGTGKTTLAQIIAQESKRPFYILSAINSGVKDIRDVIEKAKQSGGLFTAKNPILFIDEIHRFSKSQQDSLLAAVEKGWITLIGATTENPSFEVIPALLSRCQVYILNAFTKNDLELLLHRAMKTDVVLASKKIDLKETEALLRLSGGDGRKLLNIFELVINASPSDAIVITNNRVFELVQQNTVLYDKSGEQHYDIVSAFIKSIRGSDPNGAVYWLARMIEGGEDVKFIARRMLILSSEDIGNANPTAFIMANNAFQAVTTIGYPESRIILSQCAIYLATSPKSNASYLAIGSAQQLVKQTGDLPVPIHLRNAPTKLMKELGYGDDYKYSHDYANNFAEQEFLPDAISETVLYNPGNNSRENSNREFLRNRWKDKYGY, encoded by the coding sequence ATGGAAGCACCATTAGCAGAACGCATACGACCACAGAAATTAGAGGACTATATTAGCCAAAGTCATTTGGTTGGACCAAATGGTTCTTTAACACAACAAATAGTAAAAGGAATTATCCCTTCATTATTATTGTGGGGACCTCCTGGAACTGGAAAAACGACTTTAGCGCAAATTATTGCTCAGGAGTCTAAACGCCCTTTTTATATACTGAGCGCTATTAATTCTGGGGTTAAAGACATTCGTGATGTTATTGAAAAAGCGAAACAAAGCGGGGGGTTATTTACTGCCAAAAACCCTATTTTGTTTATTGATGAAATTCATCGTTTTAGTAAATCGCAACAAGATTCGCTTCTTGCTGCTGTAGAAAAAGGATGGATTACACTTATTGGAGCTACTACAGAAAATCCGAGTTTTGAAGTAATTCCTGCCTTATTATCAAGATGCCAAGTCTACATTCTGAATGCTTTTACAAAAAATGATTTAGAATTATTACTACATCGTGCTATGAAAACTGATGTTGTTTTGGCTTCTAAAAAAATTGATTTAAAAGAAACCGAAGCATTATTGAGGCTATCTGGTGGCGACGGAAGGAAGTTGTTAAATATATTTGAACTAGTTATTAATGCCTCTCCAAGTGATGCTATAGTTATTACAAATAATCGTGTATTTGAGTTAGTACAACAAAACACGGTTTTATATGACAAAAGTGGTGAACAACATTATGATATCGTTTCGGCTTTTATAAAATCAATTCGCGGAAGTGACCCTAACGGTGCCGTTTATTGGCTAGCTAGAATGATTGAAGGTGGTGAAGATGTAAAATTTATTGCTAGAAGAATGCTAATTCTTTCTAGTGAAGATATTGGAAATGCAAACCCTACTGCCTTTATTATGGCCAATAATGCTTTTCAGGCTGTTACTACTATTGGTTATCCTGAAAGCAGAATAATATTAAGTCAATGCGCAATTTATCTTGCAACTTCACCTAAAAGTAATGCCTCTTATTTGGCTATTGGTAGTGCACAACAACTTGTGAAACAAACTGGAGATTTGCCTGTACCTATACATTTACGCAATGCTCCTACTAAACTTATGAAGGAACTGGGTTATGGGGATGATTACAAATATTCGCATGATTATGCAAATAATTTTGCCGAACAGGAGTTTTTGCCCGATGCTATATCTGAAACTGTACTATATAATCCCGGTAACAATTCTAGAGAGAATAGCAACCGGGAGTTTTTGAGAAATCGCTGGAAAGACAAATACGGTTATTAA
- a CDS encoding UDP-N-acetylmuramate--L-alanine ligase, which yields MKTHFIAIGGSAMHNLALALHNKGYQVTGSDDAIFEPSKSRLEKKGLLPLEMGWFPEKITSDIEAVILGMHAKADNPELLKAQELGLKIYSYPEFLYEQSKNKTRVVIGGSHGKTTITSMILHVMHYHNIEVDYMVGAQLEGFDTMVHLTEENDFMVLEGDEYLSSPIDRRPKFHLYQPNIALISGIAWDHINVFPTYENYVEQFEIFIGKITNGGILVYNENDPEVKRVAEEATNPIRKLGYHTPNYSVQDGVTLLETPEGNMPIEVFGAHNLNNLAGAKWICQNMGVDEAEFYEAIASFKGASKRLEKIAEAKGKVAYKDFAHSPSKVAATTKAVKEQYPNRTLVACLELHTYSSLNAAFLKEYEGALQYADVAVVFYSPDAVKIKQLDEVTYEQIATAFNREDLIIYTNPNDFKEYLFNLNLENTALLLMSSGNYGGLNFDDVKGLIE from the coding sequence ATGAAAACACATTTTATAGCCATAGGCGGTAGCGCCATGCACAATTTAGCACTAGCATTGCATAATAAAGGATACCAAGTTACAGGAAGTGACGATGCTATTTTTGAACCTTCTAAATCAAGATTAGAAAAAAAAGGATTACTACCGTTAGAAATGGGATGGTTTCCTGAAAAAATCACTTCAGATATTGAAGCTGTAATTTTAGGTATGCATGCTAAGGCAGACAATCCTGAATTATTAAAAGCTCAAGAATTAGGACTAAAAATCTATTCTTACCCAGAGTTTTTATATGAGCAATCTAAGAACAAAACCAGAGTTGTTATTGGTGGTTCTCACGGAAAAACTACAATTACTTCGATGATTCTCCATGTAATGCATTATCATAATATCGAAGTTGATTATATGGTTGGTGCGCAATTAGAAGGTTTTGATACAATGGTACATCTTACCGAAGAGAACGATTTTATGGTTCTAGAAGGAGATGAGTATTTATCTTCTCCTATAGACAGAAGACCAAAGTTTCATTTGTATCAACCTAATATTGCTTTAATATCTGGAATTGCTTGGGATCACATTAATGTTTTTCCAACTTATGAAAATTATGTTGAGCAGTTTGAAATTTTCATAGGGAAAATTACAAATGGCGGTATTTTAGTTTATAATGAAAATGATCCAGAGGTAAAACGTGTGGCAGAAGAAGCTACAAATCCAATTCGTAAGTTAGGATATCATACGCCAAATTATTCAGTACAAGATGGAGTTACACTCTTAGAAACACCAGAAGGGAATATGCCGATTGAAGTTTTTGGAGCACATAACTTAAACAATCTTGCTGGAGCAAAATGGATTTGTCAAAATATGGGTGTAGATGAAGCTGAATTTTACGAGGCTATTGCTAGTTTCAAAGGGGCTTCTAAACGCTTAGAGAAAATAGCTGAAGCAAAAGGGAAAGTTGCTTATAAAGATTTTGCACATTCACCTAGTAAAGTTGCCGCAACAACAAAAGCAGTTAAAGAACAATATCCGAATCGTACTTTAGTTGCTTGTTTAGAATTACATACTTATAGCAGTCTAAATGCAGCGTTTTTAAAAGAATATGAAGGGGCATTACAATATGCAGATGTTGCTGTTGTTTTTTATTCGCCAGATGCAGTAAAAATTAAGCAACTAGATGAAGTTACTTATGAGCAAATAGCGACAGCATTCAATCGCGAAGATTTGATTATTTATACAAATCCAAATGATTTTAAAGAATACTTGTTCAATCTTAATTTAGAGAATACAGCATTGTTATTGATGAGTTCAGGAAATTATGGTGGATTGAACTTTGATGATGTAAAAGGATTGATTGAATAA
- a CDS encoding SusC/RagA family TonB-linked outer membrane protein, producing MKLKFKGILVLFLALIAQLTFAQERAVSGTVSDNTGMPLPGVSVLVKGTKTGTQTDFDGKYTVKASSNQVIIFSYIGMKTQEVAATSSTINVKLKDDSVELEGVVVTALGIKKEEKKLGYAVSKVSSDEITKSGEQNVLQALAGKAAGVQIIGSGGTPGASSKIIIRGTNTITGTSDPLIVVDGIPIDNSTTQTSAGDNPYNANLSGINNSNRALDINPDDIESVTILKGPAAAALYGARAGNGVIIYTTKKGKNGKGLGIDYNTSLAIDAVSQLPARQNKYVQGTYKDGVPNYELNTPQSWGPSAASLGLRTYDNPGNFFQEGITQTNNISIYGGDDKATFRASYGNVTQTGMIPETGLKRNTLRLSGDLKLSEKWKAGASMQYTHTTTTLAQNGSNSSGVMLSLMRSPINYDLRNYKDEFGNNTNYFSAYDNPYFTVNENQATSDVNRVLGNIYLTYNHAKWLSLTAKGGIDTYSDARKQNYAVSSNGDDLGGIGEVAYNSITNKDYYGDLIASGIIPLNSEAIKINYTAGLNLRSTQYLDIFSRGKGLSVPGIYNLGNATQLYASNVEENTISRALFAQVDFDIKDQLFISGTIRKEWASTYGDNVRSAVFPSGTASWIASNTFDWGNFVKFSYGYGEVGIAPAAYRTISVYSKPSMTDGFTNGLSFPYNGINGMALAGRLSNLDLKPERVLGHDLGLSTKFLNNRLAIDVNLYYKTSKDLLIDVPLPQSSGFASQYKNAAELVNKGIEVEIGYDIFKKSNPFQWNVNLNWAKNENEVTDISGGLPEISIETAFGSIGYYAVKGQPLGSFYGTKWKRDENGQKIIGSNGLAVVADEVGNLGNSAPKWTGGIRNTFSYKRVTLSALLDIRHGGEVYNGTLARMHSIGVSEASADRERTYVIEGVKEDGTPNDKAITAQQYYQKYLGDGGGAAEEAVETVNWVRLRDATISYDLNVKQFSFITAAQISLTGRNLWINTNYKGVDPETSLTGAGSRINGLDYFNNPGSKSFIMSLRVSF from the coding sequence ATGAAATTAAAGTTCAAAGGGATCTTAGTGCTATTCCTAGCACTAATTGCGCAACTTACTTTTGCACAAGAAAGAGCTGTTTCAGGTACTGTTTCTGATAATACAGGGATGCCATTACCAGGCGTTAGTGTATTAGTGAAAGGAACAAAAACTGGAACACAAACTGATTTTGATGGAAAATACACTGTCAAAGCTTCATCGAATCAGGTAATTATTTTTAGCTACATTGGAATGAAAACCCAAGAAGTAGCTGCAACGTCGTCTACAATTAATGTAAAATTAAAAGATGACTCAGTAGAACTAGAAGGTGTAGTTGTTACTGCTTTAGGAATTAAAAAAGAAGAGAAAAAACTTGGGTACGCAGTATCTAAAGTATCATCGGATGAAATTACTAAATCTGGGGAACAAAATGTTCTACAAGCATTAGCTGGTAAAGCGGCTGGAGTACAAATCATCGGATCAGGAGGAACTCCTGGTGCATCTAGTAAAATTATCATTAGAGGAACAAATACTATTACAGGTACAAGTGACCCTCTAATTGTAGTAGATGGAATTCCAATTGACAATTCAACAACTCAAACTAGTGCTGGAGATAACCCATATAATGCAAACTTATCTGGAATCAATAACTCAAACAGAGCATTGGACATTAACCCTGATGACATCGAAAGTGTTACTATTCTTAAAGGACCTGCAGCTGCTGCTTTATACGGAGCAAGAGCAGGTAACGGTGTTATTATTTACACTACTAAAAAAGGTAAAAACGGAAAAGGTTTAGGTATTGATTATAATACTTCGTTAGCTATAGACGCAGTAAGTCAATTGCCTGCAAGACAAAACAAGTATGTTCAAGGTACTTACAAAGATGGAGTTCCAAATTACGAATTAAATACTCCACAAAGTTGGGGACCATCGGCTGCATCATTAGGACTACGTACTTACGACAATCCTGGTAATTTCTTTCAAGAAGGTATTACGCAAACTAACAACATTTCGATATACGGAGGTGACGACAAAGCGACCTTTAGAGCGTCATATGGTAACGTTACTCAAACAGGGATGATTCCTGAAACAGGATTAAAAAGAAATACTCTTAGACTTTCAGGAGACTTAAAACTAAGCGAAAAATGGAAAGCGGGCGCTAGTATGCAATACACGCATACAACTACTACTTTAGCTCAAAATGGTAGTAATAGTTCTGGTGTAATGTTAAGTTTGATGCGTTCACCTATTAATTATGATTTAAGAAACTATAAAGATGAGTTTGGAAACAACACTAACTATTTCTCTGCATATGACAATCCTTACTTTACAGTAAATGAAAATCAAGCAACAAGTGATGTAAATCGTGTTTTGGGTAACATCTATTTAACGTACAATCATGCAAAATGGTTATCATTAACAGCAAAAGGTGGTATTGATACCTACTCAGACGCTCGTAAACAAAACTATGCAGTTTCATCAAATGGAGATGATTTAGGTGGAATTGGTGAAGTCGCTTACAATAGCATCACAAACAAAGATTACTATGGAGATTTAATCGCTTCAGGTATTATACCATTAAATTCAGAAGCAATTAAAATTAACTATACTGCAGGTCTTAATTTACGTTCTACTCAATATTTAGACATATTTTCAAGAGGTAAAGGTTTATCTGTACCGGGTATATACAATTTAGGTAACGCAACTCAACTATACGCTTCTAACGTAGAAGAAAATACTATTTCTAGAGCTCTTTTTGCTCAAGTAGATTTCGATATTAAAGATCAACTTTTCATATCTGGTACAATCCGTAAGGAATGGGCATCTACTTATGGTGACAATGTAAGAAGTGCTGTATTCCCTTCAGGAACGGCTTCTTGGATTGCCTCAAATACTTTTGATTGGGGTAATTTCGTAAAATTTAGTTATGGATACGGAGAAGTTGGTATTGCACCAGCAGCATACCGTACCATAAGTGTTTACTCAAAGCCATCTATGACAGACGGTTTTACAAATGGTTTAAGTTTTCCTTACAATGGAATAAATGGAATGGCTTTAGCTGGGCGTTTATCTAATCTTGATTTAAAACCAGAAAGAGTATTAGGTCACGATTTAGGATTAAGTACTAAATTTTTAAACAATCGTTTAGCGATAGATGTGAATTTATACTATAAAACATCTAAAGATTTATTGATTGATGTACCATTACCTCAATCATCTGGTTTTGCATCACAATATAAAAATGCAGCTGAATTAGTTAACAAAGGTATTGAGGTAGAAATTGGCTATGATATATTTAAAAAAAGCAATCCATTTCAATGGAATGTAAATTTAAACTGGGCTAAAAATGAAAATGAAGTAACAGATATATCAGGTGGTTTACCTGAAATATCGATAGAAACAGCTTTTGGATCAATTGGATATTATGCTGTAAAAGGGCAACCATTAGGAAGTTTTTACGGAACTAAATGGAAACGTGATGAAAATGGGCAAAAAATTATTGGAAGCAATGGACTGGCTGTCGTAGCTGATGAAGTTGGCAATCTAGGAAATTCTGCTCCAAAATGGACTGGTGGTATCAGAAATACTTTCTCTTACAAAAGAGTTACCTTGTCTGCTTTATTAGATATTAGACACGGTGGAGAAGTTTACAATGGTACACTAGCAAGAATGCACAGTATTGGTGTTTCTGAAGCTTCTGCAGACAGAGAAAGAACTTATGTTATAGAAGGTGTTAAAGAAGATGGAACTCCGAATGATAAAGCAATAACAGCACAACAATATTACCAAAAATATCTTGGTGATGGTGGTGGAGCGGCAGAAGAAGCGGTAGAAACTGTAAACTGGGTTAGACTTCGTGATGCAACTATTAGCTATGATTTGAATGTAAAACAATTCTCTTTCATAACAGCTGCACAAATATCATTAACTGGAAGAAATTTATGGATAAATACAAACTACAAAGGAGTAGACCCAGAAACTAGCTTAACTGGTGCTGGATCAAGAATTAATGGATTAGATTATTTCAACAATCCTGGTAGTAAATCTTTCATAATGAGTTTACGAGTGAGCTTTTAA
- a CDS encoding SusD/RagB family nutrient-binding outer membrane lipoprotein: MKKYIKGVILAAFSITLLNSCQSELDNFNINPNNPSVSTPSLLVAAMEVSTFSTHTSGLMRNTGIFTQHLAGTNIGQMGPIASYIITEGDVNNEWNLIYGTTLMNGHILNRDFAKDYPYYNGIGQVLTAINLGYATDMWGDVPYDEAFRAEQGNKAPKYNTQQEIYARLQTILDNAIINLAKPLASNEKVPEDDDMIFKGDTKKWIKVAYVLKARYALRLTAIEGNVAAQKALDYITLAGMTENKDDANTLFTNENNSLNQWYAFEDNRDNYLKVGKYFVDYLKNNNDPRLASMIALTKPPKPLPPGTVFIPEYIGNAPEDQSSLGTSYIGAAFASKNSPIGIVTYAEAKFIEAEARAILGQSGAQTALQDAVTASVTKVTGIEPTAGFLAAATADFTIANIIQQKYIALFLTMEPYNDYRRTGFPALVPNQDSNTKTIPVRLPTPSDERQYNPNATVVSNVTSPIWWDKN, translated from the coding sequence ATGAAAAAATACATAAAAGGTGTAATTCTAGCAGCGTTTAGCATAACATTACTAAACAGTTGTCAATCTGAGTTAGATAACTTTAACATCAACCCTAACAACCCTTCGGTAAGTACTCCATCTTTACTGGTGGCTGCAATGGAAGTATCAACATTTTCTACACACACAAGTGGTTTAATGAGAAATACTGGGATTTTTACTCAACATTTGGCAGGTACAAACATTGGACAAATGGGACCAATCGCAAGTTATATTATAACCGAAGGAGATGTAAACAATGAGTGGAATCTTATTTATGGTACTACTTTGATGAATGGACACATCTTAAATAGAGATTTTGCAAAAGACTATCCATATTATAATGGAATTGGTCAGGTATTGACTGCTATAAATCTAGGATACGCTACAGATATGTGGGGAGATGTACCTTATGATGAAGCATTTCGTGCAGAACAAGGGAACAAAGCTCCTAAGTATAATACGCAACAAGAAATATACGCAAGATTACAAACTATATTAGATAATGCTATTATAAACTTAGCAAAACCTTTAGCTAGTAATGAAAAAGTACCTGAGGATGATGATATGATTTTTAAAGGTGATACTAAAAAATGGATCAAAGTTGCTTACGTATTGAAAGCTAGATATGCTTTAAGATTGACTGCTATTGAAGGAAATGTTGCTGCTCAAAAAGCGTTAGACTACATTACTTTAGCAGGTATGACTGAGAATAAAGACGATGCAAATACTTTGTTTACTAATGAAAATAACAGCTTGAACCAATGGTATGCTTTTGAGGATAATCGTGATAACTACTTAAAAGTAGGTAAATATTTTGTTGATTATCTAAAAAACAACAATGACCCTAGGCTAGCTAGTATGATAGCTTTAACCAAACCTCCAAAACCTTTGCCACCAGGAACTGTATTTATACCAGAATACATAGGAAACGCACCTGAAGACCAATCATCTCTTGGAACTTCTTATATCGGAGCTGCTTTTGCTAGTAAAAATTCTCCTATTGGAATTGTAACTTATGCTGAAGCAAAATTTATTGAAGCTGAAGCTAGAGCAATATTAGGACAATCAGGGGCTCAAACTGCTTTGCAAGATGCTGTAACTGCTTCTGTAACTAAGGTTACTGGCATTGAGCCTACAGCAGGATTTTTAGCTGCAGCAACAGCTGATTTTACAATTGCTAATATTATTCAACAAAAATACATTGCTCTATTTTTAACTATGGAGCCTTATAATGATTACAGAAGAACAGGTTTCCCTGCGTTAGTTCCTAATCAAGATTCTAATACAAAAACTATACCTGTAAGACTACCTACTCCGTCTGATGAAAGACAATACAACCCTAACGCAACTGTGGTTAGTAATGTTACTTCTCCTATTTGGTGGGATAAAAACTAA
- a CDS encoding tetratricopeptide repeat protein: MGDIAGHNKKWNDAVGYYKKLKELKPAVANNFYKCGGALGMKALEVNNFKALRMIDEIREAFEQAIVLNPKHIGARWSLIELNLQLPAIVGGSQAKAMKYSDELLKLSPIDGYMSRGHIDEYFKRYSDAERQYRHAIIVSKSKASYTMLANLYQKKMNQPVKAKEVLEEYRNIQN, encoded by the coding sequence TTGGGTGATATTGCTGGTCACAATAAAAAGTGGAATGATGCTGTAGGTTACTATAAAAAGCTAAAAGAGTTAAAGCCAGCTGTTGCTAATAATTTTTATAAATGCGGAGGTGCTTTAGGAATGAAAGCTCTAGAGGTAAATAATTTTAAGGCACTTAGAATGATCGACGAAATAAGGGAGGCTTTTGAGCAAGCAATTGTGCTAAATCCAAAGCATATTGGAGCGCGTTGGTCTCTAATAGAATTAAATTTACAGTTACCTGCAATTGTTGGAGGAAGTCAAGCTAAAGCTATGAAATACTCGGATGAATTATTAAAATTATCCCCAATAGATGGATATATGTCAAGAGGGCATATTGATGAATATTTTAAAAGATATTCAGATGCTGAGCGACAATATAGACATGCGATTATAGTAAGTAAATCTAAAGCAAGTTATACTATGCTTGCGAACTTATACCAAAAGAAAATGAATCAGCCTGTTAAGGCAAAAGAAGTTTTGGAAGAGTATAGAAATATTCAAAACTGA
- a CDS encoding rhomboid family intramembrane serine protease yields the protein MVENPFKFTNSVVILPLFSVLLLWIVYWLQIRYDFDFYEYGIFPRTLTGLQGIIFSPFIHADISHLYNNSIPLLVLLAALQFFYPKQTVPVILYGILFSGLITWIIARPNYHIGASGVIYVLVSFIFFKGIQTQYYRLVALSLSVVLLYGGMIWYVFPEVDTSISWEGHLAGLITGFLISLKYKTPEYKKPILYDWQHPNFNPEEDAFMKHFDEQGNFVNLPEPEEIIIERESFFTSSLNVVYDFVEDENAVKTKKN from the coding sequence ATAGTGGAGAATCCTTTTAAGTTTACCAATTCAGTTGTTATACTGCCATTGTTTTCTGTATTGTTGTTGTGGATTGTTTATTGGTTACAAATACGGTATGATTTCGATTTTTACGAATACGGTATTTTTCCTAGGACATTAACAGGCTTACAAGGAATCATATTTAGTCCTTTTATCCATGCAGATATAAGTCATTTGTATAACAATTCGATACCATTGTTGGTTTTGTTGGCCGCGCTTCAATTTTTTTACCCAAAGCAAACAGTTCCCGTAATTCTATACGGTATATTATTTTCTGGATTAATTACTTGGATTATAGCTAGACCCAATTATCATATAGGAGCAAGTGGGGTAATATATGTTTTGGTGAGTTTTATTTTTTTCAAAGGCATTCAGACGCAATACTACCGATTAGTGGCTTTATCGTTATCTGTTGTTTTGCTTTACGGTGGAATGATTTGGTATGTTTTTCCTGAAGTAGATACTTCAATCTCATGGGAAGGTCATTTAGCTGGTTTAATAACAGGTTTCCTTATATCATTAAAATATAAAACACCTGAATATAAAAAGCCTATTTTATACGATTGGCAACATCCAAATTTCAACCCCGAAGAAGATGCTTTTATGAAACATTTTGATGAGCAAGGTAATTTTGTTAATCTACCCGAACCAGAAGAGATTATTATTGAGAGAGAATCGTTTTTTACTTCTAGCTTAAATGTCGTTTATGATTTTGTTGAAGATGAAAATGCTGTAAAAACAAAAAAGAATTAA
- the radC gene encoding RadC family protein produces the protein MELTHLPITVWSEDDKPREKLILKGKNALSDAELIAILIGSGSRNESAVDLSKRILSSVDNNLNSLGKLSLAQLIAFKGIGNAKAISIIAATELGRRRRVEDIVELTKITSSKKVFEIMLPIIGELPHEEFWVLFLNNSNNVILKSQLSKGGISGTIVDVRLVFKLALENGATGLILCHNHPSGVLKPSQADKQITNKLKLAGESLDVKVLDHLIITETKYYSFVDEGIF, from the coding sequence ATGGAGTTAACACATTTACCTATTACTGTTTGGTCTGAGGATGATAAGCCACGTGAAAAATTGATTCTTAAAGGAAAAAATGCTTTAAGTGATGCAGAATTAATAGCTATATTAATAGGCTCAGGAAGTAGAAATGAATCAGCTGTTGATTTGAGTAAACGGATTCTTTCTAGTGTAGATAATAATCTGAATTCGTTAGGTAAATTATCTCTAGCTCAATTAATAGCTTTTAAAGGAATAGGGAATGCAAAAGCAATTTCGATAATTGCTGCTACAGAGTTAGGTCGACGCAGAAGAGTGGAGGATATTGTAGAGTTAACAAAGATTACATCTAGCAAAAAGGTTTTTGAAATCATGTTGCCAATTATTGGAGAGTTACCACATGAAGAGTTTTGGGTTTTATTTTTAAATAATTCGAATAATGTTATTTTAAAATCTCAATTAAGTAAAGGAGGAATTTCGGGTACTATTGTAGATGTACGCTTGGTTTTTAAATTAGCGCTTGAAAATGGAGCTACTGGCTTAATATTGTGTCATAATCATCCTTCGGGAGTTTTGAAACCAAGTCAAGCTGATAAACAAATTACAAATAAATTGAAATTAGCAGGGGAGAGTTTAGATGTTAAAGTTTTAGACCATTTGATTATAACTGAGACAAAATATTATAGTTTTGTAGATGAAGGAATTTTTTAA
- a CDS encoding YjjG family noncanonical pyrimidine nucleotidase, whose protein sequence is MKNNTMITDIFFDLDHTLWDFDKNSELAFETILKESHPTINITEFIEAYIPINQACWKLYQNDKISHIELRYNRLKHTFDALNYVISDELIDEMSEDYIRILPDNNALFDGAIEILEYLKDKYNLHIITNGFADVQDRKITNSNIGSYFQTITNSEMAGVKKPNPIIFEYALNAANSKKENSIMIGDCLEADIEGALNAGIDAIFFNDKKSEAQQNIKQINHLLELKKYL, encoded by the coding sequence ATGAAAAACAATACCATGATTACTGACATCTTTTTTGATTTGGATCATACCCTTTGGGATTTTGATAAAAATTCAGAATTAGCTTTTGAAACTATTTTAAAAGAAAGCCATCCAACGATTAATATTACGGAGTTTATTGAAGCGTATATTCCAATAAATCAAGCGTGTTGGAAATTGTACCAGAACGATAAAATTTCGCATATAGAATTGCGTTATAATAGATTGAAGCATACTTTTGATGCTTTAAATTATGTGATTTCTGATGAATTAATTGATGAAATGTCTGAAGATTATATCCGAATATTACCAGACAATAATGCTCTTTTTGATGGAGCAATTGAGATATTAGAATATCTAAAAGATAAATACAATTTGCATATTATTACAAATGGATTTGCAGACGTTCAAGATAGGAAAATAACCAATTCGAATATTGGATCTTATTTTCAAACCATCACCAACTCTGAGATGGCAGGAGTAAAGAAGCCTAATCCTATAATTTTTGAATATGCATTGAATGCTGCCAATTCTAAAAAAGAAAATAGTATTATGATTGGTGATTGTCTTGAAGCGGATATAGAAGGTGCTTTAAATGCTGGAATCGATGCGATTTTCTTTAATGATAAAAAAAGCGAAGCGCAACAAAATATAAAACAAATTAATCATTTATTAGAACTAAAAAAATATTTATAA
- a CDS encoding DUF1287 domain-containing protein, protein MKYSILLLIALLCSSCKQEQREKNTSHKISTNRTFEEKLSDAAISIIDPTIKYDPAYISIKYPKGDVPKDKGVCTDVIIRSYRILNIDLQKEVHEDMVANYSKYPSLKIWGLTKTDTNIDHRRVPNLEVFFERKGQKLTINEDPLTYKTGEIVTWMINEKLPHIGIITNRKTRDGKRNLIVHNVGGGQVLEDCLFKYKIIGHYKYIK, encoded by the coding sequence ATGAAATATAGTATTCTCTTATTAATAGCTCTACTCTGTTCTTCGTGCAAACAAGAACAAAGAGAAAAAAACACATCGCATAAAATTTCAACAAACAGAACATTTGAAGAGAAACTATCTGATGCTGCCATTTCAATAATAGATCCAACGATAAAATATGACCCAGCTTATATATCGATAAAATACCCAAAAGGAGATGTCCCTAAAGACAAAGGAGTTTGCACAGACGTAATTATAAGATCTTATCGAATATTAAACATTGATTTACAAAAAGAAGTCCATGAAGATATGGTTGCCAATTATTCGAAATATCCGAGCTTAAAAATATGGGGACTAACAAAAACTGACACTAATATAGATCACAGAAGGGTACCTAATTTGGAAGTTTTTTTTGAAAGGAAAGGACAAAAACTAACCATAAACGAAGACCCCTTAACATATAAAACTGGAGAAATTGTAACATGGATGATAAATGAAAAACTTCCTCATATTGGAATTATCACTAATAGAAAAACACGTGATGGAAAAAGAAACTTAATCGTTCACAATGTGGGAGGAGGCCAAGTATTAGAAGACTGTTTATTTAAATATAAAATTATCGGGCACTATAAATATATAAAATAA